In the genome of Phyllobacterium zundukense, one region contains:
- the mch gene encoding methenyltetrahydromethanopterin cyclohydrolase: MRDGHAYLNRNAQRIADSMIEDADRLGVSHSRGSLGEHLIDAGADSPGGIEAALRIVEICLGGLGTVSAGLSSGKWPYSVDVRSSQPVLACLASQYAGWNLSHEKYFAMGSGPVRALARVEPLFEEIAYREPEAESSVIVLETSTPPPGAIIEKVSKATGLAPDKLTFIYAPTQSLTGAVQIVGRVLEVALHKAHDLKFPLGDIVDGAGRAPIPAPHPDFLQAMGRTNDAIIYGGTVQLFVKGSAEAARNLAEQLPSHTSRDHGQPFADIFKKFKGDFYAIDPRLFSPAEVIVTAIETGDTFRHGGIHNAMLEQSLG; this comes from the coding sequence ATGAGGGACGGTCATGCCTATCTGAACAGAAACGCGCAACGCATAGCCGACAGCATGATCGAGGATGCGGACCGGCTCGGCGTCAGTCACAGTCGCGGAAGCCTTGGCGAGCATTTGATCGATGCGGGCGCGGACAGTCCGGGCGGCATTGAAGCTGCTCTGCGTATCGTCGAAATCTGCCTCGGCGGGCTCGGAACCGTGTCGGCAGGGCTGAGCTCGGGCAAGTGGCCCTATTCGGTCGATGTCCGCTCGTCGCAACCGGTTCTCGCCTGCCTCGCCAGCCAGTATGCCGGATGGAATCTCTCGCACGAAAAGTACTTCGCCATGGGTTCCGGTCCGGTGCGCGCTCTGGCAAGGGTGGAGCCGCTTTTCGAGGAAATCGCCTATCGCGAACCGGAGGCTGAATCATCGGTGATCGTGCTTGAAACCTCAACCCCGCCGCCCGGTGCAATCATCGAGAAGGTGTCGAAGGCGACAGGGCTCGCGCCTGACAAGCTGACCTTCATCTATGCTCCAACACAAAGCCTGACGGGCGCCGTGCAGATTGTCGGGCGCGTGCTCGAAGTCGCGCTGCACAAGGCGCACGACCTCAAATTCCCGCTGGGTGATATTGTCGATGGTGCGGGCCGCGCGCCGATCCCCGCGCCGCATCCTGACTTCCTGCAAGCCATGGGACGGACCAACGATGCCATCATCTATGGCGGAACCGTCCAGCTTTTCGTCAAGGGCAGCGCTGAAGCGGCGCGCAACCTGGCGGAGCAACTGCCGAGCCACACGTCTCGCGACCATGGCCAGCCGTTTGCCGATATTTTCAAGAAGTTCAAAGGGGATTTCTATGCCATCGATCCGCGCTTGTTCAGCCCCGCCGAGGTGATCGTTACAGCGATCGAAACCGGTGATACGTTCCGCCACGGCGGAATTCACAATGCAATGCTGGAACAATCCCTGGGCTGA
- a CDS encoding ATP-grasp domain-containing protein, translating to MSPDPNPAILIAAISGRSLAAAARRAGFRPLVADLFNDADTLALAERALKLSGSLQGGIDEERITRTLAELAGNDQPVAVIYGSGFERRPEMIEAISRQFQIAGNTAKTVRLVKDPARLAQLCSELSIPHPDIRFDAPEHPQDWLTKLAGGAGGSHVKPANGNGSGHEHYFQRFIPGRNLSALFLADRQEAHIVGFSRQWSSPSKHTPFRYGGAVRLRRYDKNKAAQIEEWLTALTKRTGLAGLNSADFIDGDAGLNLIEINPRPGATLDIFDSDKTPLLRQHLRAVIGSNITLPAYKGSTASAIAYTAKAISAFPKIDWPALTADHQMSGTTLEAGDPVCTVFATAPSAAAAMRAVKSRVKELAVNWRGDFP from the coding sequence ATGAGTCCTGACCCTAATCCCGCGATCCTGATCGCCGCGATTTCCGGACGCTCTCTCGCAGCGGCGGCGCGGCGTGCCGGTTTCCGGCCACTGGTAGCCGACCTTTTCAACGACGCCGATACGCTGGCACTGGCGGAGCGCGCGTTGAAGCTTTCCGGCAGCCTGCAGGGCGGGATCGATGAGGAACGGATCACCCGGACGCTGGCTGAACTTGCTGGCAACGACCAGCCGGTGGCCGTGATCTACGGCTCGGGTTTCGAGCGCAGGCCGGAGATGATCGAGGCGATTTCACGCCAGTTCCAGATCGCCGGCAACACCGCGAAAACGGTCCGCCTGGTGAAGGATCCGGCCCGTCTGGCACAGCTGTGTTCCGAGCTCTCGATACCGCATCCCGATATTCGCTTCGATGCGCCGGAACATCCGCAAGACTGGCTGACCAAGCTCGCCGGCGGTGCAGGTGGGTCGCATGTAAAGCCCGCCAATGGCAATGGGTCGGGACACGAGCATTATTTCCAGCGCTTCATTCCGGGCAGGAACCTTTCCGCGCTGTTTCTCGCCGACAGGCAGGAGGCGCACATTGTGGGCTTCAGCCGGCAATGGTCGTCGCCTTCGAAGCACACGCCATTTCGCTATGGCGGCGCGGTACGACTGCGGCGCTATGACAAGAACAAGGCAGCGCAGATCGAGGAATGGCTGACGGCGTTGACCAAGCGCACCGGCCTTGCCGGGCTCAACAGCGCCGATTTCATCGATGGCGATGCCGGCCTCAATCTGATCGAGATCAATCCGCGCCCCGGCGCGACGCTCGACATTTTTGATAGCGATAAAACACCGCTTCTGCGCCAACACTTACGCGCCGTCATAGGATCCAACATAACCTTGCCCGCCTACAAGGGCTCGACCGCTTCGGCGATCGCCTATACGGCGAAAGCAATCAGCGCCTTTCCGAAAATCGACTGGCCGGCGCTGACGGCGGATCATCAGATGTCAGGAACGACACTTGAAGCAGGCGACCCTGTCTGCACGGTTTTTGCCACGGCTCCCTCCGCTGCAGCAGCGATGCGCGCCGTGAAGAGCCGCGTCAAGGAGCTCGCGGTTAACTGGAGGGGGGATTTTCCATGA
- a CDS encoding triphosphoribosyl-dephospho-CoA synthase, with protein sequence MTATREQIRRAYIDACYQEIDALKPGNVHRFADGHRMSAEQFFESAQASSQAVTDPALSTGQRILAAVRETRRKVGTNTNLGILLLCVPLAKAAANGGEDLQGGLATVLEKLDVDDARDVFSAIMLAQPGGLGSAPRHDVSTVPQVSLLEAMGEAADRDMIARQYVTGFADIFDGGLKAYNAAADRGEREMWPVVFTYLFFLSAFPDSHIVRKHGGAIAGKTQKQAQQILTRVEGLNDGKEREKLLLAFDAQLKADNINPGTSADLTVATLFTFYLNLALHNDEVNA encoded by the coding sequence GTGACCGCGACGCGCGAACAGATAAGGCGCGCCTATATCGACGCCTGCTATCAGGAGATCGACGCACTGAAACCCGGCAATGTGCACCGTTTTGCCGATGGTCACCGCATGAGCGCCGAGCAATTTTTCGAAAGCGCGCAGGCTTCATCGCAGGCCGTGACGGACCCTGCCCTTTCCACCGGACAACGCATTCTTGCCGCGGTCAGGGAGACGCGTCGCAAGGTCGGAACCAACACCAATCTCGGCATCCTGCTTTTATGCGTTCCCCTGGCCAAGGCGGCGGCAAATGGTGGGGAGGACCTGCAAGGCGGCCTTGCTACGGTCCTTGAAAAACTGGACGTCGACGATGCGCGCGATGTCTTTTCGGCGATCATGCTGGCGCAGCCCGGTGGCCTCGGCTCCGCACCCAGACATGATGTCTCGACTGTCCCGCAAGTGTCACTGCTGGAAGCGATGGGCGAAGCGGCGGACCGCGACATGATCGCCCGGCAATATGTCACCGGATTTGCCGATATCTTTGACGGAGGGCTGAAGGCTTACAATGCTGCTGCAGATCGGGGCGAGCGCGAGATGTGGCCGGTCGTTTTCACCTATCTGTTTTTCCTTTCGGCCTTTCCCGACAGCCATATTGTCCGGAAACACGGCGGTGCAATTGCCGGAAAAACACAAAAGCAAGCGCAACAAATTCTGACGCGGGTCGAAGGCCTCAACGATGGAAAAGAGCGCGAAAAATTGCTTCTTGCTTTCGACGCCCAATTGAAAGCCGACAACATCAATCCCGGAACCTCCGCAGACCTGACAGTCGCCACGCTTTTTACGTTCTATCTCAACTTGGCCTTGCATAATGACGAGGTAAATGCTTGA
- the fae gene encoding formaldehyde-activating enzyme yields MAKINKVMVGESLIGDGNEVAHIDLLIGPRGSAVETAFCNALTNNKDGFTSLLAVIAPNMACKPNTILFNKVTIKGAKQAVQMFGPAQHAVAKAVQDSVADGTIPADEADDLFICVGVFIHWEAEDDAKIQDFNYRATKEALQRAVTGKPTAAEATAQRDSVKHPFSA; encoded by the coding sequence GTGGCAAAAATCAATAAGGTTATGGTTGGCGAATCGCTCATCGGCGATGGAAATGAAGTCGCGCATATCGATCTTCTGATCGGACCGCGTGGCAGTGCTGTCGAGACGGCATTCTGCAATGCATTGACGAACAACAAGGACGGGTTCACCTCCCTTCTTGCGGTTATTGCGCCGAATATGGCGTGCAAGCCGAATACGATTTTGTTCAACAAGGTTACGATCAAGGGCGCCAAACAGGCGGTCCAGATGTTCGGACCTGCGCAGCATGCAGTGGCTAAAGCAGTTCAGGACAGTGTTGCCGATGGCACCATTCCAGCGGACGAAGCCGACGATCTGTTCATCTGCGTCGGCGTCTTCATCCATTGGGAAGCAGAAGACGATGCGAAGATCCAGGATTTCAACTATCGTGCGACCAAGGAAGCGCTTCAGCGCGCAGTGACGGGCAAGCCGACTGCCGCCGAAGCAACCGCACAGCGCGATTCAGTCAAGCATCCATTCAGCGCTTAG
- a CDS encoding DUF447 domain-containing protein, producing MTYIRETIVTTVDTKGVAHIAPLGIIQHEDGWVIAPFRPSKTLENLSAIPFAIANYTDDMLIFAGCLTGRKDWPTVAVKNCPVPRLEAALSHSVLKVVSIDEDAIRPRHYCKVVSEATHAPFTGLNRAKAAVLELAILVSRLSMLPPEKIEAEIAYLAIAIEKTAGPDEHQAWSWLMEKVKDHRDAADAKGKDAVHHHGGQI from the coding sequence GTGACCTATATTAGGGAGACCATTGTTACTACGGTCGACACCAAGGGCGTCGCGCACATTGCGCCGCTCGGTATCATCCAGCACGAGGATGGCTGGGTGATCGCGCCATTCCGCCCTTCGAAAACGCTTGAAAATCTCTCCGCCATTCCGTTCGCGATCGCTAATTATACCGATGACATGCTGATCTTCGCCGGCTGCCTGACCGGCCGCAAGGACTGGCCGACTGTTGCGGTGAAAAACTGCCCGGTGCCACGATTGGAGGCAGCGCTCAGCCATTCGGTGCTCAAGGTCGTCTCCATCGACGAGGATGCCATACGCCCGCGCCATTATTGCAAAGTGGTTTCCGAAGCCACGCACGCACCGTTCACCGGGCTTAACCGCGCCAAGGCTGCCGTACTCGAACTCGCAATCCTCGTCAGCCGTCTTTCCATGTTGCCACCGGAAAAGATCGAGGCGGAGATCGCCTACCTCGCAATTGCTATCGAGAAGACCGCAGGACCGGATGAACATCAGGCATGGTCCTGGTTGATGGAGAAGGTCAAGGATCATCGCGACGCTGCCGACGCGAAAGGCAAGGACGCCGTGCATCATCATGGCGGTCAGATTTAG
- a CDS encoding RimK family alpha-L-glutamate ligase, with product MTDTILILSDRPDRQVKQLRASLRKLGFNVLALPLVDIGFDSRYLSGIAIPRMNGALPAAVIVRSISSGTFEAITRRLGILHAFAHLGVPVWNSAKAIERCVDKSTTTFLLAQAGLPTPETFAVESVANARLVATRELVHGPLVLKPLFGSQGKGIRLIRSIEDLPEPEEVDDVYYLQRFVARPGPPYCDYRVFTCDGEVLGMMARRAEGWITNIAKGAKAEAVEGPLRAKLESLALAASAAIGTDFAGIDIIPAADGKLLVLEVNSMPAWTGLQSVVPVRIADCIANALAAWIEDELDERPAA from the coding sequence ATGACCGATACGATACTGATCCTTTCTGACCGGCCCGACCGCCAGGTGAAACAGTTGCGCGCCTCGTTGCGAAAGCTCGGGTTCAACGTCCTGGCGCTGCCGCTGGTGGATATCGGCTTCGACAGCCGCTATCTCTCCGGCATTGCGATCCCGCGCATGAACGGCGCCCTGCCCGCAGCAGTGATCGTGCGCTCGATTTCCTCGGGTACATTCGAGGCGATCACCCGCCGTCTCGGCATCCTGCACGCTTTTGCCCATCTTGGTGTTCCGGTGTGGAACTCGGCCAAGGCCATCGAGCGCTGCGTCGATAAATCCACCACCACATTCCTGCTGGCACAGGCAGGACTGCCAACGCCGGAAACCTTTGCGGTGGAAAGCGTTGCCAATGCCCGCCTGGTCGCGACTCGCGAGCTTGTGCACGGTCCACTGGTACTGAAGCCGCTGTTCGGCTCTCAAGGCAAAGGCATTCGCCTGATCCGCAGCATCGAGGACCTGCCGGAGCCGGAAGAAGTCGATGATGTCTATTATCTGCAGCGCTTCGTGGCACGCCCTGGACCGCCTTACTGCGACTATCGCGTTTTCACCTGCGATGGCGAAGTGTTGGGCATGATGGCGCGGCGGGCCGAAGGATGGATCACCAATATCGCCAAAGGAGCGAAGGCGGAGGCTGTCGAAGGGCCGTTGCGCGCCAAGCTCGAAAGCCTCGCGCTCGCGGCTTCCGCAGCCATCGGCACCGATTTCGCCGGTATAGACATTATTCCGGCGGCGGATGGCAAATTGCTTGTCCTTGAGGTCAACAGCATGCCCGCCTGGACAGGGCTGCAATCCGTCGTTCCCGTGCGCATTGCCGATTGCATCGCCAATGCGCTGGCGGCTTGGATCGAGGACGAACTCGACGAAAGACCGGCGGCGTGA
- a CDS encoding beta-ribofuranosylaminobenzene 5'-phosphate synthase family protein: MSESVTIKVPARLHLGFLDIPRSGSDRFGSVGLPVQDIATVLTISRSAETQVHGDEQARIEQHALSLCNHLGIKTQHRINVQRAIPRHIGLGSGTQIALAVAAAIRTLHGLPLDAVNDAVLLGRGSRSGIGIAAFEEGGVIVDAGKGAGSAAPTVISRIPFPEAWRIILVFDASTQGIHGEAEIEAFRTLPPFPVETSAAICRHVLMGIMPALIEQDLSLFGRAVEAIQAEIGNYFAPAQGGVFTSKHVEAAIRQLAQAGAVGIGQSSWGPTGFAFAASQTEATRIVDAIGGRSPGTTIQIVAGRNAGADITHTALNFATA; this comes from the coding sequence ATGTCGGAATCCGTCACCATTAAAGTCCCGGCGCGCCTTCATCTCGGCTTTCTCGATATACCGCGTTCTGGCAGCGACCGCTTCGGCAGCGTCGGCTTGCCTGTGCAGGACATCGCGACAGTCCTGACGATTTCCCGTTCGGCCGAGACACAGGTTCATGGTGATGAACAGGCGCGCATCGAACAGCATGCCCTGTCACTCTGCAATCATCTCGGCATCAAGACGCAACACCGGATCAATGTGCAGCGAGCGATCCCGCGGCATATCGGCCTCGGCTCCGGCACTCAGATTGCGCTGGCTGTCGCGGCTGCTATCCGCACGCTGCATGGTTTGCCGCTCGACGCCGTCAACGACGCTGTCCTGCTCGGACGCGGCTCTCGTTCCGGCATCGGTATTGCTGCATTCGAAGAAGGTGGCGTGATCGTCGATGCGGGCAAAGGCGCCGGCAGCGCGGCGCCCACCGTTATTTCGCGCATCCCTTTTCCTGAAGCCTGGCGCATCATCCTCGTCTTCGATGCCTCGACACAAGGCATCCATGGCGAGGCCGAGATCGAAGCCTTCCGGACATTACCGCCGTTCCCGGTCGAAACCTCGGCTGCGATCTGCCGCCATGTGCTGATGGGTATCATGCCGGCGCTGATCGAACAGGATCTCTCATTGTTCGGCCGGGCTGTGGAAGCGATCCAGGCCGAGATCGGCAACTATTTTGCACCGGCGCAGGGCGGCGTTTTCACCAGCAAGCACGTCGAAGCCGCTATACGGCAGCTGGCACAGGCGGGTGCTGTGGGTATCGGTCAGAGCTCATGGGGACCGACAGGCTTCGCCTTTGCCGCCTCACAGACTGAGGCGACGCGCATTGTCGATGCGATCGGCGGGCGGTCGCCCGGCACCACCATCCAGATCGTTGCCGGCAGAAACGCAGGTGCGGATATCACGCACACCGCATTGAACTTCGCAACAGCTTAG
- a CDS encoding HisA/HisF-related TIM barrel protein — MHIIPVLDIKDGLVVRARLGDRDSYRPIETPLSPTADILDVAAGLRSLYPFSTFYIADLDAIERRRASSLDRLQPLLSNADIWLDAGFNDREQLETALATDGIWPVLGSESQIDPSLLEACHSNPRLVLSLDFRGDAFLGPPSILENASNWPSRIIVMTLGRIGANSGPDFERLTEIKRRAGDRVVIAAGGVRGVHDLERLQAIGISAALVATALHSGALTPEAVASLMQNEYRG; from the coding sequence GTGCATATCATTCCGGTACTCGACATAAAAGATGGTCTCGTGGTCCGCGCGCGCCTGGGCGATCGCGATTCCTACCGCCCCATCGAAACACCGCTTAGCCCAACCGCCGATATACTCGATGTCGCTGCGGGCCTTCGTTCGCTCTATCCGTTCTCCACATTTTATATCGCTGATCTCGATGCGATAGAGCGCCGCCGGGCAAGTTCTCTGGACCGATTGCAGCCATTATTATCGAACGCCGATATCTGGCTCGACGCCGGTTTCAACGATCGGGAGCAACTGGAAACCGCTCTTGCGACAGATGGCATCTGGCCCGTGCTTGGCTCCGAATCCCAAATTGATCCATCGTTGCTGGAGGCCTGCCACTCCAACCCGCGTCTCGTTCTCTCGCTGGATTTTCGGGGCGATGCGTTCCTTGGTCCCCCATCCATTCTTGAAAACGCAAGCAACTGGCCATCGCGCATTATCGTCATGACGCTTGGCCGCATCGGGGCCAATTCCGGTCCGGATTTCGAACGGCTGACAGAGATCAAGCGTCGCGCTGGCGACCGTGTGGTAATAGCCGCCGGCGGGGTTCGCGGTGTGCACGATCTCGAGCGGTTGCAAGCTATCGGCATCTCGGCTGCACTCGTCGCAACGGCGCTGCATAGCGGTGCGCTGACACCCGAGGCGGTCGCGTCTCTGATGCAGAATGAATATCGGGGATGA
- a CDS encoding type II toxin-antitoxin system VapC family toxin, whose product MYLLDTNVVSLLAPAVRRTEADEKVVEWVLRRSADLWLSVITAAEIEDGIANAARKGATRKSRHLEEWWGEIRHYYGNRILPLDLDTARITGHLMTIARAAGVSPGFEDIAIAATGQRNDLTVLTVNERDFRPLGVKYQNPFSTLPS is encoded by the coding sequence GTGTATCTCCTCGACACGAATGTTGTCAGCTTGCTTGCACCGGCAGTGCGCAGGACAGAAGCTGACGAGAAAGTCGTTGAGTGGGTTCTTCGCAGATCGGCGGATCTGTGGCTGTCAGTCATCACGGCCGCGGAAATAGAAGATGGAATAGCGAATGCCGCCCGCAAAGGCGCCACACGAAAATCGCGCCACCTTGAAGAGTGGTGGGGAGAGATCCGTCATTATTACGGGAACCGTATTCTGCCGCTGGACCTCGATACCGCAAGAATCACCGGGCATCTGATGACAATAGCGCGTGCGGCAGGTGTCAGCCCAGGCTTTGAGGATATTGCGATCGCGGCAACCGGACAGAGAAATGATCTGACCGTGCTAACGGTCAACGAAAGGGACTTCAGACCGCTCGGCGTCAAGTATCAGAATCCGTTCAGTACGTTGCCCAGTTAG
- a CDS encoding hydantoinase/oxoprolinase family protein encodes MKSRFANEGKTLITGWDIGGAHLKMAQCRDGEIISAKIFKTPLWLGLEQTREALREIDELRGEGNTNVFTMTGELSDTFTSREAGIAGLLDFIEMEFGAGNTLIYAGRSGFCDLSTARSLGSDIASANWHATASLSAKLAGTGLFVDMGSTTTDILAFKDSVLVNDGYSDAERLLTGELVYTGFARSALIGIAALVPVRGHMTPLMNEYFANTADLGRVLGTLDEADDKYPSADRLPKTVAGSIQRLARMVGRDSGDLEEDEWIDIARWFSEQQLRMIHDGAFRVARKLDQAAPVIGAGIGRPQIRQLAKRMDRPYVDFGSLVPATDDARDDASKAAPAAAVALLGSIYLDHQTAA; translated from the coding sequence ATGAAATCCCGATTTGCCAACGAAGGAAAGACACTTATTACCGGCTGGGATATCGGCGGCGCTCATCTCAAGATGGCGCAGTGCCGGGATGGCGAGATCATCTCGGCGAAAATCTTCAAGACGCCGCTCTGGCTCGGGCTGGAACAGACGCGTGAGGCATTACGGGAGATCGATGAGCTGCGGGGCGAAGGCAACACCAATGTCTTCACCATGACCGGCGAATTGTCCGATACATTCACCTCGCGCGAGGCGGGAATTGCCGGCCTGCTGGACTTCATCGAGATGGAATTCGGAGCCGGTAATACGCTGATATATGCGGGCCGGTCGGGCTTTTGCGACCTCAGCACGGCGCGCAGCCTTGGCAGCGATATCGCTTCCGCCAATTGGCACGCCACCGCAAGCCTGAGCGCAAAGCTGGCGGGCACCGGTCTATTCGTCGACATGGGCTCAACGACCACCGACATTCTTGCGTTCAAGGATAGCGTGCTGGTCAATGACGGATATTCCGATGCGGAGCGGCTTTTGACCGGCGAGCTGGTCTATACGGGGTTTGCCCGTTCCGCGCTGATCGGCATCGCCGCGCTGGTTCCGGTGCGCGGGCACATGACGCCGTTGATGAACGAATATTTCGCCAATACCGCCGATCTCGGCCGCGTTCTCGGCACGCTGGACGAGGCGGATGACAAATATCCTTCAGCGGACCGCCTGCCAAAGACCGTCGCGGGTTCAATTCAGCGCTTGGCGCGCATGGTCGGGCGCGACAGCGGCGATCTTGAAGAGGATGAATGGATCGATATTGCGCGCTGGTTCAGCGAACAGCAGCTGCGTATGATCCACGACGGCGCGTTCCGGGTGGCCCGCAAGCTGGATCAGGCTGCGCCGGTCATCGGAGCAGGTATCGGGCGGCCGCAAATCAGGCAGTTGGCGAAACGCATGGATCGCCCTTACGTGGATTTCGGTTCGTTGGTTCCTGCCACCGACGACGCTCGCGACGATGCCAGCAAGGCAGCGCCGGCGGCGGCCGTCGCGTTGTTGGGGTCAATTTACTTAGATCACCAAACTGCCGCCTAG
- a CDS encoding type II toxin-antitoxin system Phd/YefM family antitoxin, translated as MKEIQLKDAKATFSHVIDDAVAGETAVITRHGKREAVIISYSEYERLSRVPSLGWLLTNSPLEDGDLPERKPAKALHRSAF; from the coding sequence ATGAAAGAGATTCAGTTGAAGGATGCCAAGGCAACGTTCTCACATGTCATCGACGACGCTGTTGCCGGGGAAACCGCCGTCATTACACGTCACGGCAAGCGCGAGGCTGTGATCATCAGCTATAGCGAATATGAACGGTTGAGCCGAGTCCCTTCGCTTGGCTGGCTGCTTACCAATTCACCTTTGGAGGATGGCGATCTGCCCGAACGCAAGCCTGCGAAGGCTTTGCACCGCTCAGCATTCTGA
- a CDS encoding NAD(P)-dependent methylenetetrahydromethanopterin dehydrogenase, giving the protein MSRKTILHMLTPLRQMSPFDVNMALDAGYDAVVPYTDVTLADVGNLVQDAIFSRPPDAGVATGIFLAGKDAPTALDMLDAAKKAMVPPFEISVFADPAGSFTTAAAMVAKVEKALIKHHDRELNGTSVAVFGATGVVGYCTAVIAAEQGARVTIVGHDGIERVQEIAASIKQRFGVTVEPADGSTEAKKAAIVEGTEVVLAAAKAGIQVISQAQLGSAGGLLVAADVNAVPPAGIEGLKVNANGEPLDATRAVGIGPLSIGNVKYKTQAGLFEQMIKAQKPVIFDFRDAFTLARDLAK; this is encoded by the coding sequence GTGAGCCGCAAAACCATCCTTCACATGCTGACACCACTTCGGCAAATGAGCCCATTCGACGTCAATATGGCGCTCGATGCAGGCTATGACGCCGTGGTTCCCTATACGGATGTCACCCTTGCCGATGTCGGCAATCTCGTCCAGGACGCGATTTTTTCGCGCCCGCCGGATGCGGGTGTTGCGACAGGCATCTTCCTTGCGGGCAAGGACGCGCCGACGGCGCTCGACATGCTCGATGCGGCGAAGAAAGCCATGGTGCCACCCTTCGAAATTTCGGTGTTTGCCGATCCGGCAGGCTCCTTCACCACGGCAGCGGCGATGGTCGCCAAGGTCGAAAAGGCGCTGATCAAGCACCATGACCGCGAATTGAACGGAACCTCGGTGGCGGTCTTCGGCGCGACGGGTGTCGTCGGCTATTGCACGGCGGTCATCGCGGCCGAACAGGGCGCGCGGGTGACGATCGTGGGTCATGATGGCATTGAGCGCGTGCAGGAGATTGCCGCGTCGATCAAGCAGCGCTTCGGCGTAACAGTCGAGCCTGCCGACGGCTCGACTGAAGCCAAAAAGGCTGCAATCGTCGAGGGCACGGAAGTCGTGCTGGCGGCGGCGAAAGCTGGCATTCAGGTGATTTCGCAAGCGCAGCTCGGTTCTGCGGGCGGGCTGCTGGTCGCTGCCGATGTGAATGCAGTCCCGCCGGCGGGTATCGAGGGCTTGAAAGTCAATGCCAATGGCGAGCCGCTCGATGCGACGCGAGCTGTCGGCATTGGTCCACTCTCCATCGGCAACGTCAAATACAAGACTCAAGCCGGTTTGTTCGAACAGATGATCAAGGCGCAAAAGCCGGTTATCTTTGATTTTCGGGACGCATTCACCCTTGCTCGCGACCTTGCCAAATAG